Below is a window of Populus alba chromosome 2, ASM523922v2, whole genome shotgun sequence DNA.
ttttgattgtttttctatcaaagttattttattttcgttCTACATTGTTGTCATATGTTGAATTTAGGTTTGCTCCtgcgttcaaatttttttatttcataatttgcaagaaagaaagctttttgtttttttttaattaacaattgCTTACCATGCTTAATGTTTGACCCTGCTGAATAGTCCTGTGACTGCGTACAAAGGATATCAATTGTCAAGATTTGtgtatttcaaattttataatttgttacaGCTAGCTATGTCTTGTTTAGAACTGGATTtccattgattaattaattaatttttttattcttttctggACAGATTATTTGTTTTGGTCTTATTGAATTCGATAATTGACACTTGCGGCAAAGAATTGGAAAAAAGTGATGAGTAACCCTATTGTGATATGTCAATCTGGTGGGAAGTTTACCACTGCTAGTGATGGTTCCTTGTCATATGTTGGTGGAGATGCCCATGCTATTAGTGTAAGTCGTGAGACTAAATTTGATGATTTGAGGTCAGAGATGGCTGATATGTGGAAGTATGGAGCTGATTCAATGACCATCAAGTACTTTCTGCCCAATAACATGCGGACTCTGATCACGATTTCGAGTGACAAAGACCTTCAACGATTCCTTGATTTTCATGGAAACTCGGTGACCGTGGATGTATTTGTCATTAAGAATGAGAGCTCAACAGCTTTAGCCTCAGTTATGCCTAGTACAACTGGAGCCCTGATTACAACTCCACGTAAAAGGTAATTTGCATATCTTCTTAAAATGTGGAAGAGGAAGGTTTATGTTGCTTTCCTCTGTTGAATGGATCGCCTAGCTTCTGATGGTATTCTTAAAATGTTGGCAAGGGTCTGATCTTTGATTTGAACTGTAATGAGATGCTGCTGACCATGTGGATATAATTGTTTCCAAACTGATGTAATTGTCATACTtgtgttttatttcatgttaatgCATGATTGGTCTTGCAGGGCCAGCAAGAAGAGATTGGTCCAACAAGAGACCCCTCTCAATGTTACACCTGTTGCTGCTGCTCCCGCTCCCGCTCCTGCTCCTGCTTTTCTTGCTTCTGCTCCTGCTTCTGAGAATGCTGGGCGATTCAACACCTTGGCTGCAGCTGCTGGTGAAATTGAGAGTGTTGGACAGCTGAAACGTGTTAAGTTATGGGAGAATTGCATAACTGGTCTTCACCAGCAGTTTAATAATGTCCGTGAAGTCCGTGATGCTTTACGCAAGTATTCCATTGCTCAGGGATTCACAGTcaagtttaagaaaaatgatAGTATGCGTGTAAGTGTCAAGTGTAGTGTTGATGGCTGCCCTTGGAGGATTTTTGCATCAAGGTTGTCTACCACACACTTATTCCGAATTAAGAGGCTGAATGAAATCCATACATGTGGAGCTGGTACTGGTACAGATAGTCATCCTCGAGCCTCAAAGAAAGTAGTGGAAGGTATCGTCAAAGAAAAGTTGCATGATAGTCCTAATGTCAAACCCAAGGAAATTGCTAATCAAATTCAGCAGGAATTTGGAATTGAATTGAGATATTCACAGGTTCGACGTTGGATGGAGGCTGCCACAGAGGAGATTCAGGGTTCATACAGAGAGGCCTACAATCAATTACCATGGTTGTGCGAGAAGATTGTAGAGACAAATCCGGGTACTGCTGTCTCTCTTAACACCAGGGAGGACCTGAGTTTTCATCGTCTATTTGTTGCCTTTCATGCTTCACTACATGGTTTTCAGAGTGGTTGTCGCCCCTTGCTTTTCCTTGATACTATGAGCCTGCAATCAAAATATCAATCAGAATTGCTGACTGCAGCGGCAGTGGATGGAAATTATGGTATTTTCCCTGTTGCTTTTGCTATTGTGGATGTGGTGAGTGGTGATAACTGGCATTGGTTTTTGGTACAGTTGAAATCTGCACTTCCAACACTTCAGCCAATAACATTTGTGGCAGATAGACAGATGGCACTAGGACAGTCAATTTCTGTGGTTTTTGAGAATTCTTACCATGCTTATTGCCTTCGCTATCTGGCAGAAGAGTTGAAGAGGGATCTTAAGGGTCCGTGCATTCATGAAATTATTGGTGTCATCGTTGGACATCTTTTCGATGCTGCATATGCTCCCACACTTGATGCATTTAGAAAGTGCATCGAAAGCATCAAGAGTATTTCACCCGAAGCTTATGAATGGATTTTGCAAAGTGAGCCCGTGCACTGGGCAAACTCATTTTTTGAAGGTGCAAGGTACAACCATATAACATCAGGCATTGCTGAGTCGTTTTATAGTTGGTTAACTGAGCTCACGGCATTACCAGTAACGAAGATTATTGATACCATTCGCCATAAATTGATGGAGCTAATTTACACTCGAAAGGTGGATTCAGATCAGTGGCTTACAAGATTAACTCCATCTGTGGAGGATAAATTGCAGAAAGAGATTCTCAAGGCACAGTCGCTTCAAGTTATGTTTTCACCCAGTAACACTTTTGAGGTGCAAGATTTTTTGGGTGCAGTTAATGTTGTTAACATAGATGCCTGGGACTGCAGTTGCAGGGAATGGCAACTTAATGGTTTCCCGTGTTCGCATGCTGTGGCGGTGCTTCAACACATTGGTAGGGATGTATATGATTACTGCTCCAAATTTTATACAACTGAAGCTTATCGCTTAACATATTCTGAATCAATAAAGCCTGTTCCAACAGTGGATAAGCCTGCACCTCAAGAATTGTCAGAGGTTCAGGTACTTCCTTCCCCTCTTCGTCGAATCTCTGGCTCTCCCAAAAAGAGAAGAATTCGGTCAAGAGGAGTGGTTAAAAGGCCACTGCATTGCAGCAGGTGCAAAGGAGAAGGCCACAATAAAGTATCATGCACTGTGGCCTATTAGATGTATCACGTTTTCTAGAGCTGTACCTTAAATTCATTAAGCACATGTCAGATAGATCGATATCAGGCTGCCTGTTTAGTTTTAGGGATAGGTTAGACGGGAAAGGAGGTTGAACTCTGATGCAAGTGTGACTTTTAAGGGTTTGTATCGGATTATGCAATGCTTTAATTTTAGTGTGGCATTTGTTCTGCTCTCTTGATTTCGATGGTAAATCCATGTTTTTTCTGCCTTCTGGTTTCCGTGGGAGCAAATCAGAATCTACATTTTACTCCATTGGCAGGACGACAAGTCTGCAACCTGCTCTTCGCGGACCTAATTTCAGtttcataaaatcaaatatccGTTCACCAGTGAAGGATCTTGGAGATTTCGGTTGTTAGAAGTAACTCTATTAATATTTCCAATCAAGTCCcctataaaataattgtttatgaATATGATTGCGGAATTTGTATAAAGAAGATAGTAAAGAgttacatttttgtttttgtttttaaataattgcatGTGACAATCAGTATGATTAAGAATGGTTTAATTACTTTTGTTAATGACTTGAGTTTCACAAGTACAAAAAAGAGTGCAGTACGCATTCCCTGGAAACCCTAATCTGATTAGTACTGAAAGGAGGCAGTACAGGGTTAGCTAGTCCAAGTAGAACTGGTAGTACATGTCTGTACTATAATGCTTTGCCTTGTTGACTTATAAAAGCCCCATGGACAGCATGGTCCCAAATCACCCAAGGGGAAGCGTGTTCCAAAACTTTATTGTAAGCTTTTTTTGTAAGGAGAAGGCTGAGGCTTTGAGAGGTTACTTTTGGTGGTGGCAGTAGCTGGCATGGTATGGAAGCACAACGAAAGGTGAAGGTACGTAAACAGGGATCGTGGGGAGAGGGAGCAGAAAGAGACACATGAAGACGGGGAACAGGCAGAGCATGGATGGAGCTACTAACAGAAGTACCTGTTTTGGCCCTACCCATGCACTGCCTCTTCCCTGGCTTGTGGCTCTTCTTTTTCTCCTCCCTTCTTTTGTttccattaactttttttttttttttcctgtcactTAATTTAGAACTGTGATAAGCGAAATgtagcagcagcagctgcaTTTTattcaacaagaagaaaaaaatcgtCCTAGCACTGACCATTAGTGATTTATCACATCATAGTATTAAATGCTATTTATTTGTTGCTCTTTTTAGCCCTAACTTTCTGCAGAGAAAATAATCCTTATGATCGAAATAACAAATGTATGTAGGAAGCGTTTTTCGCTTCCACCGTAGTGAGTTCAGCACCATCAGAGGCTTCATTGATGGGGACAGATTTGTACAACCATTCCTTCTTTGTTTACCTCCAAACAACAAATCAATGGTGATATCAAATTTTGAGTCTCCAGGCAGATGAAGCTGCTACATTTTGACGAGTTTATATATCATAAGAATAGAGTATCATGTGGTTCCTTTTATGTATTTGAATCACTGAGATAATGTAAAGCTTGTTGTTATCTTTGGCCGATGGTAAATTCGCCCATGAGGATATGAATATGGTCACTTGCTGCAGTCAGAACAATTTTCCAGGGATAGACGTCCTTTGAAGACAGCTCCTCTAAGCATGAAGctcgagataaaaaaaaaaaaaaaaaaaaaaaaggggttgaATTGTTTATTCCCGTTTTCTGCCGGCCCTTGTAACATTATAGATCAAAACGTTGCCATATGAGCTGCCAGGAAAAACCAAGGCATTGATCAATAGCAATGGAGATCTTTGTTTGGACACTAAAAAGCTTAGAATCAACTTCTAAGTACAGGCGAGAATTCCTTGTAACCTCCTGATAATCTGATGATCGTGATGTTGGTATCGTCTGATATATCGATTCCCCTCCTTGAAGAACATCAACTTGACAAAGCAtcaatattttactttttatttcctCAAAAGGATTGTAATTTCAAGTTTTGCCATGACTATGGCTTTGTTACAGAACAATTTTCATGCTCTCACAGTGTACTTTTGCTTCAACATAACATTGTGCTGCGACAAATGCAGGGATTTCAACCGTTCGCTTTCTTGGACCTTGTTCGTTCCCCTTGCAAATGGCTGTTTAATGTGCAGAGCACATTGTACTTTTCTGAATATTCATTTCACAAGCTCCTCTCTTTCTTCATAAACTAGACTTGGTGATAAACAAAAGTCGGTGTGGTGTAAGGAATCCTAACAACATTTCTGTAGTCAGACATCTTGATCACATTGTGCTGGTAAAGGAGCCTCAGGTGGTCAACATGAGACAAGTCCAAGATGGTTCTGGCCAGTTGTGGAAATCCTAAGCACTTAAACCATTGGTAATAAACAGTAAAAGAACAAGTGTGATGGTTGACTGTCGGGCCAAGACTTGGAattcaaaaaaggaaaaggaaagaaaatgaaaggcaaAGATTGGAAGATTAAACACTTCTGATCCACACTTCATTGGCAACTTCTGATTTACAAAGGACAGATATATATTGTGCCTTACAAACTACGAACAAAGCTTAAGAATTGATACTCCAACCACCATCAATTATGTTCCTGACTTGCAATCTTCCTGAGCAGTAGCTCAACAGGAATAGTTCTGCTCTGATGAATTGTTTGCCAACCCTACCAATCAATCTATGTCCAGTCGTATCAGCAACCTGGAATACGAAGATATAGCAAAGTTCAGgaacaacaaaagaaacaagacaTTTGAGCAAACTGTCATCTAACTGCCAAGGAGAATTTTTAACCTgtctgaaata
It encodes the following:
- the LOC118044496 gene encoding uncharacterized protein, with product MSNPIVICQSGGKFTTASDGSLSYVGGDAHAISVSRETKFDDLRSEMADMWKYGADSMTIKYFLPNNMRTLITISSDKDLQRFLDFHGNSVTVDVFVIKNESSTALASVMPSTTGALITTPRKRASKKRLVQQETPLNVTPVAAAPAPAPAPAFLASAPASENAGRFNTLAAAAGEIESVGQLKRVKLWENCITGLHQQFNNVREVRDALRKYSIAQGFTVKFKKNDSMRVSVKCSVDGCPWRIFASRLSTTHLFRIKRLNEIHTCGAGTGTDSHPRASKKVVEGIVKEKLHDSPNVKPKEIANQIQQEFGIELRYSQVRRWMEAATEEIQGSYREAYNQLPWLCEKIVETNPGTAVSLNTREDLSFHRLFVAFHASLHGFQSGCRPLLFLDTMSLQSKYQSELLTAAAVDGNYGIFPVAFAIVDVVSGDNWHWFLVQLKSALPTLQPITFVADRQMALGQSISVVFENSYHAYCLRYLAEELKRDLKGPCIHEIIGVIVGHLFDAAYAPTLDAFRKCIESIKSISPEAYEWILQSEPVHWANSFFEGARYNHITSGIAESFYSWLTELTALPVTKIIDTIRHKLMELIYTRKVDSDQWLTRLTPSVEDKLQKEILKAQSLQVMFSPSNTFEVQDFLGAVNVVNIDAWDCSCREWQLNGFPCSHAVAVLQHIGRDVYDYCSKFYTTEAYRLTYSESIKPVPTVDKPAPQELSEVQVLPSPLRRISGSPKKRRIRSRGVVKRPLHCSRCKGEGHNKVSCTVAY